In one window of Camelina sativa cultivar DH55 chromosome 15, Cs, whole genome shotgun sequence DNA:
- the LOC104745639 gene encoding uncharacterized protein DDB_G0283697-like, protein MKGEEKKKVSEKVKETKPETTMEIEGEDGTKLLLKAGVKSVFGRGAGFKTDDLSVSRRHVSFELKPTAAGTERSESGRVYFEVLGRNPVWLKTGEPGKKIQTFRKSETGEIAAGDRFCVSGHNPIWFTLKKRRNEVMEERALDSESELGVIDISDTDPVKEFGFLVIGKEFDQYPKSRIRDVKQWEWFLEDSTNGNCDDDEGDKKGRKGLSKKRSRKKGNEDDDDDDWSVESDEDKELIVKSKRVLTPAYSTRSKKMMKKDTNASCSSSTQTKQRGRVESEDDDDETLGGFIVSDKEDKLEEEDESNVEEEEEDLDEDEDEELD, encoded by the exons atgaaaggagaagaaaaaaaaaaagtgtctgaGAAAGtcaaagaaaccaaacctgAAACCACCATGGAAATTGAAGGTGAAGACGGCACGAAGCTCTTACTGAAGGCCGGAGTAAAGTCTGTGTTCGGAAGAGGAGCGGGATTCAAAACCGACGATCTATCAGTGTCACGCCGTCACGTTTCCTTCGAGTTAAAACCCACCGCCGCCGGAACCGAACGGTCCGAATCCGGTAGGGTTTACTTCGAGGTTCTCGGGAGGAATCCGGTCTGGTTAAAGACGGGTGAACCGGGCAAAAAGATACAAACTTTCCGGAAATCTGAGACGGGAGAGATCGCCGCCGGCGATCGGTTTTGTGTATCGGGTCATAACCCAATTTGGTTCACTTTGAAGAAGAGACGCAATGAAGTTATGGAAGAGAGAGCATTGGACAGTGAAAGCGAATTGGGTGTTATAGATATCTCAGATACTGACCCTGTTAAAG AGTTTGGATTTCTTGTGATTGGGAAAGAGTTTGATCAGTACCCAAAGAGTAGGATTCGTGATGTAAAGCAATGGGAATGGTTTTTAGAAGATTCCACGAATGGAAATTGCGATGATGATGAGGGAGATAAGAAGGGAAGGAAAGGGTTAAGCAAAAAGAGAAGTAGGAAGAAAGGtaatgaggatgatgatgatgatgattggagTGTTGAAAGTGATGAAGATAAAGAGTTGATTGTGAAGTCGAAAAGAGTTTTGACTCCTGCTTACTCGACTAGAtccaagaagatgatgaagaaagataCAAACGCAagttgtagtagtagtactcAAACGAAACAGCGTGGAAGAGTGGaatctgaagatgatgatgatgaaacattGGGAGGCTTCATTGTTAGTGATAAAGAAGATAAgttagaagaagaggatgaatcaaatgtagaagaagaagaagaagatcttgatgaagatgaagacgaagaactTGACTAA
- the LOC104745640 gene encoding nucleosome assembly protein 1;4-like gives MNSEENITSIKTDKKGGDSSDDLSTVPALDLSPEGFAFLDDLKNLKRTFDLKTLSPKVTKRVLFLKDIQVQHDELEEKFLAEKAALEATYDNLYKPLFAKRYEIVNGVVEGEADKEGVPNFWLIAMKTNEMLANEITERDEAALKYLKDIRSCRVEDKSRNFKLAFHFDPNPYFKNSVLSKTYHVTDEDGPVLEKVIGTDIEWCPGKCLTHKVVVKKKTKKGSKKINNIPMTKTETCESFFNFFKPPEIPEIDEVDDYDDVDTIMTEELQNLMDQDYDIAVTIRDKLIPHAVSWFTGEALVDEDDSDDDNDDHDDDDDDDEKSD, from the exons ATGAACAGCGAGGAAAACATCACATCCATCAAAACCGATAAAAAAGGTGGCGATTCCTCTGATGATCTCTCTACCGTTCCCGCCTTAG ATCTTTCTCCAGAGGGTTTTGCTTTTCTTGATGATCTTAAG AACCTAAAGCGAACCTTTGATCTGAAAACACTCTCTCCGAAAGTTACCAAACGTGTTCTGTTCCTCAAGGACATTCAG GTTCAACACGATGAACTCGAAGAGAAGTTTCTTGCGGAAAAAGCTGCATTGGAGGCAACATACGATAATCTCTACAAGCCGCTTTTTGCTAAG AGGTATGAAATTGTGAATGGTGTGGTTGAAGGTGAAGCAGATAAAGAAGGAGTTCCTAATTTTTGGTTGATTGCAATGAAAACCAACGAAATGCTCGCAAATGAG ATAACCGAAAGAGATGAGGCAGCATTGAAATATCTTAAAGACATTAGATCTTGCAGAGTTGAAGACAAGTCAAGAAATTTCAAGCTGGCGTTTCACTTTGACCCTAATCCTTACTTCAAGAACTCGGTTCTGTCTAAAACTTACCATGTGACCGATGAAGATGGTCCTGTTCTTGAGAAAGTCATTGG AACGGATATAGAATGGTGTCCAGGTAAATGTTTGACTCATAAGGTTgttgtgaagaagaaaacaaagaaagggTCAAAGAAGATCAACAACATCCCCATGACCAAAACTGAAACCTGTGAgagtttctttaatttcttcaagCCACCTGAGATTCCTGAGATTGATGAAGTTGACGATTACGATGATGTTGATACTATTATG ACAGAAGAACTCCAAAACCTGATGGACCAAGACTATGACATTGC TGTGACAATCCGAGATAAACTGATCCCTCATGCAGTTTCATGGTTTACTGGAGAGGCTCTTGTTGATGAAGACgattctgatgatgataatgatgatcatgatgatgatgatgatgatgatgagaagagtGACTAA
- the LOC104745641 gene encoding beta-fructofuranosidase, insoluble isoenzyme CWINV5 encodes MVWCNRAIFLLISLFLADNALVVLDALHNVPSNIKNQPYRTGYHFQAPKNWMNDPNGPMVYKGIYHLFYQWNPNGALMEVNDTVWGHATSTDLINWITHSPAIKPSRPSDINGCWSGSVTILPNGKPVLLYTGNDRYNRQVQNLAVPKNLTDPYLRHWTKSPENPLVTPGDANHINSTAFRDPTTAWLGRDGRWRITTGSQDGRRGLAILHTSRDFVRWKQSPKPLHYHDGTGMWECPDFFPVARTDSRGVDTTAFNGKMVKHVLKVSLTDTFHDYYTIGTYDQVRDVYVPDNGFVQDETAPRYDYGKFYASKTFYDSVYQRRILWGWVNESSTDKDIVNMGWAGLQAIPRKVWLDESGKSLVQWPVKEIERLRTTQVKWGNKVLKGGGSVMEVHGVTASQADVEVSFKVSGLDLEKADVIEPGWTDPQLICSQKNASLVKSGLGPFGLMVLASKNLEEYTSVYLRIFKARENSKEHVVVMCSDQSKSSLEKGNDKTTYGAFVDVSPYQTISLRTLIDNSIVESFGGEGKACITSRVYPKLAIGERTHLFAFNKGSQSVDVLSLSAWSMKSTL; translated from the exons ATGGTTTGGTGTAACAGAGCCATTTTCTTGTTAATCTCGTTGTTTCTTGCTGACAATGctcttgttgttcttgatgcTTTGCACAACGTCCCCAGTAATATCAAGAACCAACCTTACCGAACCGGTTATCACTTCCAGGCCCCAAAAAATTGGATGAACG ATCCTAACG GGCCTATGGTATACAAAGGAATCTACCATCTATTTTACCAATGGAACCCAAACGGCGCCCTCATGGAAGTTAACGACACTGTATGGGGTCACGCGACATCAACGGATCTCATCAACTGGATCACACATTCTCCAGCCATCAAACCATCTCGACCGTCAGATATTAACGGATGCTGGTCCGGTTCCGTCACTATTCTCCCTAACGGCAAACCCGTACTTCTATACACAGGCAACGACCGTTACAACCGTCAAGTCCAAAACCTAGCTGTACCCAAAAACCTAACCGATCCATATCTCCGGCACTGGACAAAATCTCCGGAAAATCCCCTCGTGACACCTGGCGACGCCAACCACATCAACTCCACCGCGTTTCGCGACCCAACCACCGCGTGGCTAGGCCGTGATGGCAGATGGCGTATAACCACGGGAAGCCAAGACGGTCGCCGAGGGTTAGCGATTCTACACACGAGCCGAGATTTCGTGAGGTGGAAGCAATCTCCGAAGCCTCTACATTACCACGACGGCACCGGGATGTGGGAGTGCCCTGATTTTTTCCCGGTGGCGAGAACTGATTCACGCGGCGTAGATACGACGGCGTTTAACGGGAAGATGGTAAAACACGTGCTTAAAGTGAGCTTAACAGATACGTTTCATGATTACTACACGATTGGAACGTACGATCAAGTGAGAGATGTCTACGTACCGGACAATGGTTTTGTTCAGGATGAAACGGCTCCGAGATACGACTACGGCAAGTTTTACGCGTCGAAGACGTTTTACGACTCGGTTTATCAACGGAGGATTTTGTGGGGTTGGGTTAACGAGTCGTCGACGGATAAGGACATTGTCAATATGGGTTGGGCCGGTTTACAG GCTATTCCTAGGAAAGTATGGCTTGATGAATCAGGAAAGAGTTTGGTGCAATGGCCGGTTAAGGAAATAGAGAGGTTACGTACAACGCAAGTCAAGTGGGGCAACAAAGTTTTGAAAGGAGGAGGATCGGTCATGGAGGTTCACGGTGTCACAGCTTCACAAGCAGATGTGGAGGTTTCCTTTAAAGTGAGTGGTTTAGACTTAGAGAAAGCAGATGTGATTGAACCAGGCTGGACCGACCCGCAGTTGATTTGCAGCCAGAAGAATGCGTCGTTGgttaagtccggtttaggtccaTTTGGTTTGATGGTACTGGCTTCCAAGAACTTGGAAGAGTACACATCAGTGTATCTTAGAATCTTCAAAGCTCGTGAGAATAGTAAGGAGCATGTGGTGGTCATGTGCAGTGACCAAAGCAAATCGAGTTTAGAGAAGGGGAATGATAAAACAACGTATGGTGCTTTTGTAGATGTCTCTCCTTATCAAACAATCTCTCTCAGGACTTTG ATTGATAATTCAATAGTGGAGAGCTTTGGTGGGGAAGGGAAAGCATGCATTACCTCAAGAGTTTATCCAAAATTGGCAATAGGAGAAAGAACACATCTCTTTGCTTTTAACAAGGGATCTCAGAGTGTTGATGTTTTAAGCCTAAGTGCTTGGAGCATGAAGTCTACTCTCTAA